One genomic window of Psychrobacter cibarius includes the following:
- a CDS encoding GGDEF domain-containing protein translates to MAVSISHLGYTKLSQAIFEWQAADKTSLLALFMVMEVSLHWLWCLFVWWRRDIYDTYVDIALLYPLWFGVTLVALFLLWITSRFSPVKKANSNLYKWQGILITVYSAYIAMVILVLGHSSLVAGVSLVGGAILGMMLIRRRYVWRAFLGHAAVILAVTFIPYLGVTLPNLRQMTLTVIPLDTYYSYINYSEITTIENAISASIFQNGTLNWDSVDQLRRSSAFFWRSTHIYMALPKAIFIIYMFRTLLLILDDSKKEILQHANQDELTQLKSRRYGMMQMKQVLKSVEDHQDISVILLDLDWFKEVNDSYGHEIGDRVLVEVAQTLLQSLTDETIVSRYGGEEFLIVLPDTKHDTAMIIAEQLRRVIAKHVIILDDDTTFSVTASLGLYTLTHGERNCIKQACETLNKKDVSQSLAKPQRIPSYSSKRVNRKIPAVQLPHDICQRLICMADKALYEAKGRGRDQVVSANEMLAAKNNNIEALYGT, encoded by the coding sequence ATGGCTGTATCGATATCTCATCTAGGCTATACCAAGCTATCTCAAGCAATTTTTGAGTGGCAAGCTGCTGATAAAACGTCATTACTGGCTTTATTTATGGTGATGGAGGTATCTTTACACTGGCTATGGTGCTTATTTGTTTGGTGGCGCCGCGATATTTATGACACATATGTCGATATAGCCCTGCTGTATCCACTATGGTTCGGCGTGACACTGGTAGCTTTGTTTTTATTATGGATAACCAGTCGTTTTTCACCTGTCAAAAAAGCCAATAGCAATTTGTATAAATGGCAAGGCATATTAATTACGGTCTATAGTGCTTATATTGCAATGGTTATTTTAGTTCTAGGACATAGTAGCTTGGTCGCAGGCGTCTCTTTAGTCGGCGGTGCGATATTGGGGATGATGCTTATACGTCGGCGCTACGTATGGAGAGCATTTTTAGGGCACGCAGCCGTCATTCTGGCAGTCACATTTATTCCTTATCTTGGCGTTACTTTACCCAATCTGCGTCAAATGACACTCACAGTCATTCCTCTTGATACCTATTATAGTTATATCAATTATAGTGAAATTACGACAATCGAAAACGCCATCTCTGCCTCTATTTTTCAAAATGGCACGCTAAATTGGGACAGTGTTGATCAATTGCGCCGATCTTCCGCTTTTTTTTGGCGTTCTACACATATTTATATGGCGCTACCAAAAGCTATTTTTATTATCTATATGTTTCGTACTTTGTTACTAATATTGGATGACAGTAAAAAAGAAATTCTACAACATGCCAATCAAGATGAGCTAACTCAACTCAAAAGTCGCCGTTACGGGATGATGCAAATGAAGCAGGTGCTGAAGTCAGTAGAAGACCATCAAGATATCAGCGTTATTTTATTGGATTTGGATTGGTTTAAAGAGGTCAATGACAGTTACGGTCATGAGATCGGGGATCGAGTATTGGTGGAGGTCGCGCAGACGCTCTTGCAGTCTTTAACTGATGAAACAATCGTGAGTCGCTATGGCGGTGAGGAGTTTTTGATTGTATTGCCAGATACGAAGCACGACACAGCTATGATAATTGCTGAACAATTACGGCGTGTTATCGCTAAACACGTCATCATTCTCGATGACGATACAACCTTTAGTGTGACTGCCAGCTTGGGGCTATATACACTGACCCATGGTGAGCGTAATTGTATAAAACAAGCCTGCGAAACTCTGAATAAAAAGGATGTCTCGCAGTCGCTTGCTAAACCGCAGAGAATCCCCTCGTATAGTAGCAAACGCGTGAATCGTAAAATTCCCGCAGTGCAGCTACCTCATGATATTTGCCAGCGCTTAATTTGTATGGCAGATAAGGCTTTGTATGAAGCCAAAGGCCGTGGCCGTGATCAAGTGGTGAGTGCCAACGAGATGTTGGCAGCAAAAAATAATAATATTGAAGCGCTCTATGGCACATAG
- a CDS encoding PHP domain-containing protein, giving the protein MKFDLHCHSTCSDGTYAPTEVVQRAHAAGVNVLALTDHDTLAGIDEARAAAIACDMQLINGVEISCEHTLIGGYGKNKSTNKIIHVLGLDFTDREKMHATLQQLQDSRATRGQRITEKLSVLLDINYDALWQAVLDKAGGNPQAVGRAHIGQVLFERGEVKTVQKAFDKYLADNKPAYVAIDALSMADGIELIHACGGKAVLAHPTRYQLSATRVRKLIEEFAGLGGDACELPSNSEPVSTRRMVDRSIAAHNLVASIGSDFHGSNMPWRRLGDVPTMNPDQQGVWQSFAMFS; this is encoded by the coding sequence ATGAAATTCGATTTACATTGTCACAGCACTTGCTCTGATGGTACTTATGCACCAACGGAAGTAGTGCAGCGCGCCCATGCGGCCGGCGTCAATGTATTGGCATTGACCGATCACGATACGCTGGCAGGAATTGATGAGGCGCGTGCGGCTGCCATTGCCTGCGATATGCAGCTGATTAATGGGGTCGAGATAAGCTGTGAGCATACACTTATTGGTGGTTATGGCAAAAATAAATCAACCAATAAAATCATCCATGTGCTGGGGTTAGATTTTACCGATCGCGAAAAAATGCATGCAACGCTGCAGCAATTACAGGATAGCCGTGCCACGCGTGGTCAACGAATCACTGAAAAGCTCAGTGTGCTATTAGATATTAACTATGATGCGCTGTGGCAAGCCGTACTTGATAAAGCTGGCGGCAACCCACAAGCGGTCGGGCGCGCGCATATTGGTCAAGTATTGTTTGAGCGCGGTGAAGTCAAGACAGTACAAAAAGCCTTTGATAAGTATTTGGCAGATAATAAACCTGCTTATGTGGCGATTGATGCACTGAGTATGGCTGACGGCATTGAGCTGATCCATGCTTGTGGTGGCAAGGCGGTGTTGGCGCATCCCACGCGCTATCAGCTTTCAGCGACACGAGTTCGTAAACTGATTGAAGAGTTTGCTGGTCTTGGTGGCGATGCTTGTGAGCTGCCGTCGAATAGCGAACCGGTTAGTACTCGCAGAATGGTCGATCGCAGTATCGCTGCCCACAATCTTGTCGCCTCGATCGGCAGTGACTTTCATGGTAGCAATATGCCGTGGCGTCGTTTGGGTGATGTACCGACAATGAACCCTGATCAGCAGGGAGTTTGGCAGTCTTTTGCAATGTTTTCTTAA
- the ispZ gene encoding septation protein IspZ — protein sequence MKALLDFIPLIAFFIAARYSGILAGAGALLIATIIVYAIHFIRQKGTFDKQQWVVLLLTILFCGGTLLLRDDIYLRWKSPIINGIFALTLLVSAAINKPLMQLAMKDVFLLTMSGWKKLTLAWALFFAFMGILHYITAFTMSDEAWINFKTYGWIPIMLVFVIAQFAVLKKHLNPALTDKTVK from the coding sequence ATGAAAGCTTTATTAGACTTTATTCCCTTAATTGCCTTTTTTATTGCTGCTCGCTACAGTGGTATCCTAGCGGGGGCAGGTGCGTTACTCATCGCCACCATCATCGTTTATGCCATTCATTTTATTCGCCAAAAAGGCACGTTTGATAAACAGCAATGGGTTGTCTTACTATTAACCATTCTGTTTTGTGGTGGTACTTTATTATTGCGTGATGATATCTATCTGCGTTGGAAGTCACCCATTATCAACGGTATCTTTGCACTAACACTTTTAGTCAGTGCTGCGATTAATAAGCCACTGATGCAACTGGCGATGAAAGATGTTTTTTTGCTAACGATGAGTGGTTGGAAAAAACTCACTCTCGCTTGGGCACTATTCTTCGCCTTTATGGGCATACTGCATTATATCACAGCGTTTACGATGTCAGATGAGGCATGGATTAACTTTAAAACTTATGGCTGGATTCCGATTATGTTGGTGTTCGTCATCGCCCAGTTTGCCGTATTAAAAAAGCACCTCAACCCTGCGCTCACGGATAAAACCGTCAAATAA